The Quercus lobata isolate SW786 chromosome 4, ValleyOak3.0 Primary Assembly, whole genome shotgun sequence genome segment ttttttttttttttttttgagaagaaataagAAACTTGAAGTTGATTCCTTCAAATATTATAGcacataataattataatacaAGGGCCATAAGATACTTTCTTacaaaatgtttcaaaattatGTGGGGGACGGCTAGTCCTTAGAGTTACTACACGAACCATAATGGTGAAGAGTGAAATGCAATTTGTCATGTTAAAGCGatttaaataacaatataaacctatgaaataaaaaaagcttacatagaataaaaaatcttaGGCTCAATTAGATACTTGATAATTACAAAGTTCTAAGCCTTGTAATTAGATTCTTGAGAATTTATAGGTTGCTTTTTGCTCTGCATGATTTTggagtatatttttatttaaaggaACACAAAGGTAATGATTAACGGGAAGGAatcaactttttctttaatttaattatttttagtgagATCATATCATAAGGTGACCTAACAAATGGGCAATctattgagagagaaaagaatcaGACATAACAAGCTGACACTTTGTGAATGTGAAGGAGACCATTTCTTGTTTGCAGAGAGAAGAATCAAACATACTTGACATATGTGAAGGAGAATATTTTGTTTGTCATCGTTCATAAGCAAAGAATACGTGCGTTATTATCAATGTAATGCAAGCACGCAAAAGcaattagtatatatattggTTGCTCTGTCTAGTTCATCCtcctcaaaaaaatttgttatcaTCTTTCCCCTTTCACAAAGATAGCATTCATTTAATTCCCAGTAAGAAATGGCCGAAGGAGTTCTTTTCGAAGTTGCTAAGGGAATGATTGAGAAAGCCAGCAACCTTGCAATCCAGGAGATTGGACTACTATGGGGTCTCAAAGACGAGATTGAAAGGCTCAAAGACACAATTTTGACAATCAGTGCTGTGCTTCTGGATGCTGAGGAGCAGCAGCAGCACAACAATCAAGTCAAAGTGTGGTTGAAAAGGCTGAAGGATGCCATTTATGATGCAGACAACTTGTTGGATGACATCTCCACTGAAGCTTTACGACGGGAGGTAATGACACGAAATAAGAAGGCAAAAGAGGTACgcattttcttttccaaatcgAACCAGCTTGCATATGGTTTTAAAATGGGTCATAAGGTTAAGGCAATGAGGGATAGGCTAGATGGCATAAAAAAGGATAGGGAGTTCCACTTAGAGGAACATCCTGTAGAGACACAAGTGAGGGGTTATAGGATGAGAGAAACTCATTCTTTTGTACCTACTGAAAAAGTCATTGGGAGAGACAATGATAAGAAAGATATTATAAGAATTCTTTTGGATCCCAATGTTAAGGAGAGTGTTTTGGTCCTTCCGATAGTAGGACTTGGAGGACTAGGAAAGACTACCTTAGCTCAACTTGTATTCAATGATGAAAAAATCCGAAATCATTTTGAGCAAAAGCTTTGGGTGTGTGTCTCTGATGACTTTGAAGTAAaagtaattgttaaaaaaattttagagtgcgcaaaaaatatgaaacaagaaaatcttgaaatgaacccattGATTAATGATCTTAAGAAAGAAATTGATGGAAAGAGATACCTACTTGTGTTGGATGATGTATGGAATGAGGATCCTCATAAATGGCTTAGCCTAAAAGATCTTTTAATGGGCGGAGCAAGAGATAGTAGAATAATAGTGACAACACGCAGTAATAAAGTTGCAAAGATTACACAAACGGTTCCACCATACGTGTTAAagggtttagatgaaaaagagtcttggtttttatttaaacaaatggCATTTGAAAATGGACAAGATGCAGAGAAACCAATCTTTAAGGAAGTTGGAAATGAAATCCTTGAAAAATGTAGAGGAGTCCCTCTTGCCATAAGGACTATAGgaagtttattatattttaaaaacacagaaaaagaaTGGAtgtcttttaataataatgaactTTCACAAGTGGCTCAAAAAGAAGATGATATCCTACCAACACTTAAATTGAGTTATGATCATCTTCCGTCGTATTTGAAGCAATGCTTTGCTTATTGTTGTTTATTTCCGAAGGATTTTCGAATTCATAAACCAACATTGATTAAAATGTGGATGGCACAAGGGTTCATTAGGTcttcaaatcaaaaccaatGCCTAGAAGATATTGGTCATGACTATTTTATGGAATTACTTTGGAGATCATTTTTTCAGGAAGTTGAAGAAGATATGTGGGGAAATATATCACGATTCAAAGTACATGACCTTATGCATGACCTTGCGAAATCAGTAGCAGCAAATGATAGCGCCACTTTTTATTCAAAAGAGGAAGATATTCATCAGAAAACTCTCCACGTGTCATTTGATAGAATGTTTCTCTCATCATTGGAAATTCCAATCTCATTGTATAAAGCAAGTAGGATAAGAACATTTCATTTGCCAACTCAATCATACTatcaagaaacaaaattggGTAAGTCAACTTGTAATGCAATTATTTCAAGTTTGAAGTTCATACGCTTGTTGGATCTAAATACAACGGGGATTGAAACAATTCCAAGTTCTATCGGGAAGTTGAAGCATTTAAGGTATCTCGATGTATCTTATAATCCCATCAAGATGCTTCCTAGTTCCATCACAAGATTATATAATTTGCAAACATTGAGACTCTTTGGATGTAAAATTAAAGAATTGCCTAGAGGTATGAGCAAATTAGTCAACCTCACATATATTGATGGGGAATTGAATTTGACTCACATGCCATGTGGACTGGGACAATTAACTAAGCTTCAAACATTTTCACTATCTGTGATGAGTCGGAAGAGTAGGCGCCACAAGTTGAGAGGAACACTAGAGATTGTGCGATTGATACGTGGGAAAGAAGATGCATCAGAATCTGAGGATTCAAATATGAAAGTGAGAGTACATCTTCAAGACTTGAAGTTTTCATGGATAAAAGAAAATGACGTGGATGCGTCCAACGTTGGGTATGATGAAGAGTCACTTGAAGCCTTGCTCCCACATGGCCGACCTTCAAATCTTCAAGAATTGGATTTAATTAGATACGGGGGAGTGAAATTTCCAAGTGCGATTTCTTCGCTTTCAAATCTCGTAAATTTGTCCTTACTTGCCTGTAACAAATGCCAACATCTTCCACCGTTGGATCACTTTCATTctctcaaaactctctctctttggcAAATGAATGATTTGGAGTACATatcagagagagaaaacaaCGGGGAGTTCTCTGATTCTTCATTCCTCCCATCTCTAGAGCAACTCACAATTAGAATTTGCCCTAATCTAAAAGGATGGTGGCAACGACAGAGGGATTCTGTTGAGGAGTTCCATGATCATTCACTGCCTTCATTTCCTCATCTTTCCGACTTACAAATTTGGAAATGCCCTAAGCTGATATCCTTACCTCTCTTTCCATATCTCGAAAAGCTAGAGCTGTATAAATGTAGCTTGAAGCCATTGGAGCAAACACTGAGAATGGAGGTGATAAACACGGCAACCCCAAAGAACCTAACATCAATAGCAGCAACATcaacctcttcttcttctacacTTGCCGCTTCCTCGTCTATCCCTCTCTCCAAATTGAAGTCCATGGAAATTAGGGATATGGAGGAAACTCTGCCCAAGGAGTTGATGTGCAACCTCATTTCTCTCCAAgatttaaagatatataattgttgtggtcctctccctctctctcgaCATCTCACTGCCCTTCAGAATTTGACAGTTTGGGGTTCTGAAGAGGTTGATTTAACAAACGATGGAGATGAGATGGAATGGCATGGCCTTCAGAGCCTTCGCAGCCTAGAGTTCCACAATTTGGCAACTCTACCGGTGGGGATTCAACATCTCACCTCTTTGCAAAGCCTCGAGATTGCCCGTTGTCCAAGTTTGTCGGCTATACCGGAGTGGATCCGTAACCTTACCTCTTTGCAGACACTGCGAATTTGGAGATGTCCCATCTTATCGAAAAGATGCGAAAGGGAAGCGGGTGAAGATTGGAGCAAGATTGAGCACATCCCAGACTTACGTATAGACAGGTAGCTATCTAAGTCTCTCTTTTATCCCAGTCCTTGATAGAACATCAAAATtccaatttcttcttcttcactaaaTTTCCTGGTAATTAAGTTTCAGATGAAGAACCTACTCTTATGATTTGGAGCTTAATCAAACCTTTTGGGCGCTGCAATTGCTCAACAAGTCAACAAATTCACCGGTaatatctcttttcttttttcgtcTTTTAGATGCTCATAGGATTTTCATTCTTTAATTTATGAATTCCcatattaagaaaaagaaggtgTGAATTTTTCCAAatctatttcttcattttggCATATTACATCTTTGTATTTTGAACTGAGTTGATCTGTTTTATACGCTTTATAAACAGAGTAAAAGATCAATGGTACAAGGTGATATCGGGTAATATTGTGAGAAGAATAAAATCTGGTAGACATTCTGCAGGAACTAGCATGTTGTGCAGgtatttgtttgatttaatttcaatttcttgTTATATCTAcagaactttttatttttttggggtaaataCTACTATATCTTCAAATAATGATAGACAGTTTAGTATCTGAATTAACAGAgtaatttttgtatttcatCCTGATTTTATTTCAGTATTTGTAAAACACAGTCTTGATACTGAATAGTCctcacttttcagtttttaataaaaattttcatttattgtaGGAGACCTATCATTCAGTAAGGGATTTAGCACATCTTGAAGCTTCattctatttatatatgtatacaatTTTCTGGAATTGGCTTACAAGGTGAAGGCAAGGCCCCATCTCAATCAAGCTAAATGAGAAAGATCAATGCTTTTAAATCTGCACTTCCTCTCTGTATGCTTCTCTTGAATGATGGTTAGCACTCTTTCTATCTCTCATCTGTTGATTGtggaaatttttctttttgaatggtaatttttatttatttttgaggtGGGTATGTCACTTTTAGGAGAATGAAGCATGAAGCAATGCAGGCTATTGGAGAGGTGGATTCGCCACTGATATTTGTGCCCTCACCAGTGAGGATTTTCCAAAGATTTGTAGATACTGGGAATTCATCAGTGTCCCATCTTACCACTAAGATGCAAAAGGAAGTATGTGAGGTTTTCCATAAGATTTGTTACATCCTAAAGTTGGAAGGAGATCCAATTCAGTGGTAAGAAAACTTATGTCTACATATCATTGTTTTTTTCCCTGTCCTTGatagaaatcaaaatcaaaatttcttctttgttctcTCCAAGAAATGGAGCTTaatgaaaaactttttggtTTCAACAACAACTCAATGGTATTagtatttttgttctctacaaCTCAACAAAATATGtgaattttccttttatctatttcttatttatatCATGGTATCTCAAACTGAGTTGATTAGGTGGCGTATCTGGATGCCATGGTTTTTCACTGTGTAATTTGTAAATAGTGTCAAAATTGGCACTTGGTGACATTGTGGTAATGTTTGTAGGGAAGAGTAAATCTAGTGTATACATCTACAGTGCAGTAATTAGCTTGTTGTGCAGTATTTGTGTTTATTCCTTTTCGTGTTGTGTAGTATCTACAATTGATGATGacaaccacaacaaaaattcacaaaatttaaGTTAAGTTGCTAAGAACTATTTTGTCAATAACAGATAATTTCTGCATTTCCTTCTTATTTTGTTTAGTATCTTGGTGTTAATTGAAAAGAAAGGTGCTAGTGCTACACTTGGTGTTCTAGAAGTTCACAATTTTAGGGGTTCATTTCACTTGGTGCTGCACTTGGATTTCACAATTTTAGGGGTGGATTTGGATTCTTGgacttgattttgatgcaatATCTCTGTTTATTTATGTGTTTCTTTGTTtgaattttagggttttaggttCTTGGATATGGTTTTGGTTGTTATGAGTTGGGGTTGGTGATTtcaatttttggggtttttggacTGTTGGACATTTTAGGGTTTTCTTGGTGCTGGATTTGGATTATTGGACTTTGTTTTGGTGGCATATATGGTTTAGCTGGTTTGTGAGGATTCATggtgtttgatttgtttgattGAGTTTTCGGCACATGATGGATTTAGTTAGGGTTTCAGTTTGTTTAGTGgttgttctttgttttctttgattcATTCTTGGAACTGATACAATTTTAGGTTATGTGATGTAGGCCAATTTTTAATTAACTCCTTTGTTTTTTCAATCAGTCTTTTGGTTCAACTAGGAATTTAGGATTTACTATGTTTATGGATGAATGCTCTTGGATATCTGTGAATTTCAGTTATTGTTTATTACAGTGAGAATTTTGATCCTGTTTTTTTATTCTAGTCTTGGcttatttatcaaataaaaaggaaaaaaactatACAAAAGTATTTCTGTTGTGTAGTTATAGAAGGGTTCTTGTCTAGATGCATATGCACAAGTTTCTGGGTTTCATGGGTTATTTTAGtgattatattataattaaaatgttaataGTTCATAAATTTGTGGGTGTTTTATTACCTAACGTGGTTCAGAGTTCTGTTCACTTTGTGGAGACATCATATTGGTCGCTgaaatttattgtttaatgtAGTTCATGGATATTTTGTCGAGCAGTTTTAGCATCCTGTTGTAAATTAAGTCTTattcctttgaaaaaaaatagcatttcaTCAATGTGCTAATTTAGTAAAATGGTTTTGGTGATCTGAAGGTATTTTCCAACAACATGGGAACGAAATCTGAGCCAGTCATTTCAAAGTGCAAAGAGAGTGAGAACTGGACTAAGGTTTCATTTAAGCCCGACTTGGCAAAATTTAACATGACTCATCTTGAGGACGATGTGGTTGCGCTGCTGAAAAAGCGGGTTTTTCACTTGGCTGGGTGCCTTGGGAAGTCTGTGAAAGTTGAACTGAATGGAACTTGGGTCCCCGTAAAATCATTTACTGATTATGTTAATCTCTACTTTGATTCTGCTGCTAAGTCTAAACCTGAGAAACCTCCAAGGTTCTTTCTATGAAACTCTGAATGTTtctatttatttctattttcccCCTTCATAGTAATAATTGCTTACTAGAATCATTTGTTTCCTCAGCTATCATGTGAAAGTTAATGATAGGTGGGAGATATGCGTGAGTGTTAGTGATGGGCAGTTTCAACAGGTAACTAGGTCTTTTGAAGCAAAGGGAATAATGAGTCAATTGAAATTGCAATTGTGTGATACTTAcatggttttttggttttttaaccAGGTCAGCTTTGTGAATTCGATTGCCACAACCAAGGGTGGAGCTCATGTTGATTATATCATTAATCAAATTACAAACCATATAATGAATTTtgtaaataagaaaaacaagaataCCAACATCAAAGCCCATAATGTGAAGAACTACTTGTGGGTTTTTGTCAATGCTCTTATTGACAACCCAGCTTTTGATtcccaaacaaaagaaactcTAACACTTCGTCAAAGCAATTTTGGGTCCAAGTGTGAGCTTTCACAAGATTTTCTGGAGAATGGTTCatttcactttatttttcattattgtAGACACTAGTATGTTACCCTTGAAATACTGGAGAGTGATTCTTATTAACCACTTGTTTTTGCTGTCTCAAAGTCTGGAATTGTAGACAGTCTCCTATCATGGGCAACTTTTAAGCAAAGTAAATATCTTAAGAAAAGTGATGGAACAAAGACAGAGAAGATTCATGGCATTGAAAAACTAGATGATGCTAACAAAGCAGGAGGAAAGGAATCTGATAAATGTAACTTGATTTTAACTGAAGGAGATTCAGCTAAGGCTCTTGCAGTAAGTTGTTGTGTCATTGTGCAGAGTATTTTAGCATTAAAGTTAGCTCTATTGGGTTTCACTTCTTATGATTTTTGACGTTATTCATTCTATTACAGTTGGCTGGGCTTGCTGCTGTGGGTTGAGATTACTATGGTGTGTTCCTATTGAGAGGTAAATTGCTCAATGTGAGGGAAGCCACCGCTAAACAGCTCATTGAGAATAAAGAAATTGGGTACATAAAGCAGATTCTTGGATTTCAGCAGCATAAAGAATACACCAATGTAAAATTTTTGAGATATGGTCATTTGATGATAATGACTGATCAGGTGCGCCTTAAGTTTCTCTTATTGTCTTGTTCTTGTTTTATGCTTACGATTCTCTCTACAAGGCACATGGACGGCcttcaacaaatataaaattttaactataaTTCTTGTACAGGATCATGATGGTTCCCACATCAAAGGGCTGTTGATCAATTTTATTCATTCTTATTGGCCATCGCTGTTAAAAGTTCCATCTTTCTTAATTGAGTTTATCACTCCTATTGTGAAGGTTGGTCTTTTCAGTTAACTAGTTCAAATATTAGCACAACTTCAATATAAGTAGAATGTTTCTTGAGGGAAAATAATCATTTATCATCTTTGCAGGCAACTCACAAAAATGGGACACAATTATCATTTTATACCATGCCTAAGTACGAGTCATGGAAGCACAATTTGACGGGCAATGCAAGTGGGTGGTCTATCAAGTACTATAAGGTTTGCATTGTTAAATTTGTTACAAGTGAATCAATTACAGAACCTTTTATTCTATTATCTGTTTTCTGTCTCTTGCATATTGATTCGTTTGTGTCTTTTTAAGGGTTGGGAACAAGCACCTCAAAGGAAGGAAGAGAGTACTTTGCAAATCTTGAGAAACATAGGAAAGATTTTATTTGGGAAGATGAATAGGATGGCGAGGCCATTGAACTGGCATTCAGTAAGAAGAAGATAGAAGAGAGGAAGAGTTGGCTTAGGTAGTTTTAGGTCAAAGTTTTGCCATGTTTTCTTCTTGTGTTTTTCTAGATAAAGAGAATGAATATATATCTAATATACCACCTTCTGAATGTGCAGCCTGGTACTCATCTTGATCAGACAGGCAAGCTCATAAAATACAGTGACTTTGTCAACAAGGAGCTTATATTGTTTTCAATGGCATATCTTCAGAGGTCTATTCCCTCCATGGTTGATGGCCTGAAGCCTGGCCAAAGGAAAATTCTTTTCTGCTCTTTCAAGAGGAACTTTTTCAAGGATGCAAAAGTTGCCCAGTTTTCTGGTTGTGTCTGAGCATTTAGCTTATCATCATGGTGAGCAGAGTCGTGCGAGTACCATCATCAGAATGGCACAAGACTATGTGGGCTCCAACAACATTAACCTGCTTCAACCAAATGGCCAATTTGGCACTTGTAATTATGTGAGATGAACATGCCTCATGTATCACTCTGTAAAGCTGAATCTAGTTCAGTATGCATTTTTAGTTATAATCTTATTATCACATTTGAATTTACAAATGATCTGTTTGATTTCAGGGAGGAAAAGATCATGCAAGTGCTAGGTATGTCTATGCACAGCTTTCTGCAATCACGCAGTTTCTGTTCCATAAGGATGATGATGACCTTCTTGACTACTTGAATGAAGATGGGCAATCAATTGAACCAACTTGGTATCTTTCTCCCCATTCTTCTATCTATTTGGTAGAAAGGATTTTAGCAATTTagcaacatcttcttcttctacacTTGCCGCTTCCTCATTAATCCCTCTCTCCAAATTGAAGTCCATGTCAATTTGGGATATGGAGGAAACTCTTACTCTGCCCAAGGAGTTGATGTGCAAGTGCAACCTCATTTCTCTCCAATATTTAATGATAGGTAATTGTTGTGgtcctctccctctctctcgaCATCTCACTGCCATTCAGAATTTGACAGTTTGGGGTTCTAAAAATGTTGATTTAACAAATGATGGAGATGTGATGGAATAGCATGGCCTTCAAAGCCTTCGCAACCTAGAATTCCAGTTCCTTCCAAATTTGGCCACTCTACCGGTGGGGATTCAACATCTCAGCTCTTTGCAAAGAATTCAGATTAACGGTTGTCCGAGTTTGTTGGCTATACCGGAGTGGATCTGTAACCTTACCTCTTTGCAGACACTGGAAATTCGGGGATGTCCCATCTTATCGAAAAGATGCGAAAGGGAAGCGGGTGAAGATTGGAGTAAGATTGAGCACATCCCAGGCTTACGTATAGACAGGTAGCTATCTAAGTCTCTCTTTTATCCCAGTCCTTGATAGAACATCAAAAATCCAATTTCTTCTAATTCACTAAATTTCCTGGTAATTAAATTTCAGATGAATAACCTACTCTTACGACTTGGAGCTTAATCAAACCTTTTGGGCGCTGCAATTGCTCAACAAGTCAACAAATTCACCGGTaatatctcttttcttttttcctcttttagaTGCTCATAGGATTTTCATTCTTTAATTTATGACTTCCCATATTAGGAAAAAGAATATGTGAATTTTCCCAAatctatttcttcattttggCAAATTACATCTTTGTATTTTGAACTGAGTTGATCTGTTTTAGATGCTTTATAAACAGAGTAAAAGATCAATGGTACAAGATGATATCGGGTAATATTGTGAGAAGAATAAAATCTGGTAGCCATTCTGCAGGAACCAGCAT includes the following:
- the LOC115984509 gene encoding putative disease resistance protein RGA4, which codes for MAEGVLFEVAKGMIEKASNLAIQEIGLLWGLKDEIERLKDTILTISAVLLDAEEQQQHNNQVKVWLKRLKDAIYDADNLLDDISTEALRREVMTRNKKAKEVRIFFSKSNQLAYGFKMGHKVKAMRDRLDGIKKDREFHLEEHPVETQVRGYRMRETHSFVPTEKVIGRDNDKKDIIRILLDPNVKESVLVLPIVGLGGLGKTTLAQLVFNDEKIRNHFEQKLWVCVSDDFEVKVIVKKILECAKNMKQENLEMNPLINDLKKEIDGKRYLLVLDDVWNEDPHKWLSLKDLLMGGARDSRIIVTTRSNKVAKITQTVPPYVLKGLDEKESWFLFKQMAFENGQDAEKPIFKEVGNEILEKCRGVPLAIRTIGSLLYFKNTEKEWMSFNNNELSQVAQKEDDILPTLKLSYDHLPSYLKQCFAYCCLFPKDFRIHKPTLIKMWMAQGFIRSSNQNQCLEDIGHDYFMELLWRSFFQEVEEDMWGNISRFKVHDLMHDLAKSVAANDSATFYSKEEDIHQKTLHVSFDRMFLSSLEIPISLYKASRIRTFHLPTQSYYQETKLGKSTCNAIISSLKFIRLLDLNTTGIETIPSSIGKLKHLRYLDVSYNPIKMLPSSITRLYNLQTLRLFGCKIKELPRGMSKLVNLTYIDGELNLTHMPCGLGQLTKLQTFSLSVMSRKSRRHKLRGTLEIVRLIRGKEDASESEDSNMKVRVHLQDLKFSWIKENDVDASNVGYDEESLEALLPHGRPSNLQELDLIRYGGVKFPSAISSLSNLVNLSLLACNKCQHLPPLDHFHSLKTLSLWQMNDLEYISERENNGEFSDSSFLPSLEQLTIRICPNLKGWWQRQRDSVEEFHDHSLPSFPHLSDLQIWKCPKLISLPLFPYLEKLELYKCSLKPLEQTLRMEVINTATPKNLTSIAATSTSSSSTLAASSSIPLSKLKSMEIRDMEETLPKELMCNLISLQDLKIYNCCGPLPLSRHLTALQNLTVWGSEEVDLTNDGDEMEWHGLQSLRSLEFHNLATLPVGIQHLTSLQSLEIARCPSLSAIPEWIRNLTSLQTLRIWRCPILSKRCEREAGEDWSKIEHIPDLRIDR